A single Clavibacter nebraskensis NCPPB 2581 DNA region contains:
- the prpB gene encoding methylisocitrate lyase: MLHSTLTSAAKRRAFRERLASGELLRMPGAFNPLSARLIQDKGMDGVYISGAVLSADLGLPDIGLTTLTEVAGRSQQIARVTDLPCLVDADTGFGEPMNVARTVQMLEDAGVAGLHIEDQVNPKRCGHLDGKQVVDESTALKRIRAAVDARRDPDLLVMARTDVRGVDGMAAAVDRAKALVDAGGDAIFPEAMADLAEFEAMRAAVDVPILANMTEFGKSELFTTSQLRDVGVNIVIYPVSLLRLAMGAAERGLDAILEEGTLASKVPEMQTRARLYELLDYAGYSAFDEDVFAFTLEGNRGGA, translated from the coding sequence GTGCTGCACTCCACCCTCACCTCCGCCGCCAAGCGCCGCGCGTTCCGCGAGCGGCTCGCGTCCGGCGAGCTGCTCCGCATGCCCGGCGCGTTCAACCCGCTGTCGGCCCGCCTCATCCAGGACAAGGGCATGGACGGCGTCTACATCTCCGGCGCCGTGCTCTCGGCGGACCTCGGCCTGCCGGACATCGGCCTCACCACGCTCACCGAGGTGGCCGGGCGCTCGCAGCAGATCGCGCGCGTCACCGACCTGCCGTGCCTCGTCGACGCCGACACGGGCTTCGGCGAGCCGATGAACGTCGCCCGCACCGTGCAGATGCTCGAGGACGCCGGCGTCGCGGGCCTCCACATTGAGGACCAGGTGAACCCCAAGCGCTGCGGCCACCTCGACGGCAAGCAGGTGGTCGACGAGTCGACCGCGCTCAAGCGGATCCGCGCGGCCGTCGACGCCCGCCGCGACCCCGACCTGCTGGTCATGGCCCGCACCGACGTGCGCGGCGTCGACGGCATGGCCGCCGCCGTCGACCGGGCGAAGGCGCTGGTGGACGCCGGTGGCGACGCGATCTTCCCCGAGGCGATGGCGGACCTCGCCGAGTTCGAGGCGATGCGCGCCGCGGTCGACGTGCCGATCCTCGCCAACATGACCGAGTTCGGGAAGAGCGAGCTGTTCACGACGTCGCAGCTGCGCGACGTGGGCGTGAACATCGTCATCTACCCGGTGTCGCTGCTGCGCCTCGCGATGGGCGCCGCCGAGCGCGGCCTCGACGCGATCCTCGAGGAGGGCACGCTCGCGTCGAAGGTGCCCGAGATGCAGACCCGCGCCCGCCTCTACGAGCTCCTCGACTACGCGGGCTACAGCGCGTTCGACGAGGACGTCTTCGCGTTCACGCTGGAGGGGAACCGCGGCGGGGCGTGA
- a CDS encoding SIR2 family NAD-dependent protein deacylase — translation MTMHNLHQHESYLRSALEQEKKPVGFLLGAGAPMSMRKGGKPLVPGLEDLTDLIVKEVPQPLSLALSALIEHLPTEQRRNLEQLLNYIRAMKSLPGDADIRGVSIADLNALDSAITKSIRKHVDAELPEGDSPYVSLAVWVAAVRRLAPAQVFTTNYDMLIEQAFERQRIAYFDGFMGSRHPTFNLEAIEEDELPNRWTLLWKLHGSINWSQEPDGEVVRKAPDPGDESSALVYPSHLKYDQSRRLPYLAMMDRLKAFMRKPGAILVTCGYSFRDQHINEILEQSLRANPTSTVQGLLFGSLDLYQEAVGMAESTANLILMGSTEGVIGTTRGRWASSIEDGDAEVQVSSDLGDFAKLGKFLRLLTGESRTKGIPDAQ, via the coding sequence ATGACGATGCACAACTTGCACCAACACGAATCTTACTTGCGATCTGCATTGGAGCAGGAAAAAAAGCCGGTTGGATTCCTTTTAGGGGCCGGCGCCCCTATGTCCATGCGGAAGGGGGGTAAGCCTCTCGTTCCTGGCCTTGAAGACCTCACAGACTTGATTGTGAAGGAAGTTCCTCAGCCGCTCTCGCTTGCCCTCTCTGCTCTCATCGAGCATTTGCCAACGGAGCAAAGGCGCAACTTGGAACAACTACTCAACTACATACGGGCGATGAAGAGCCTTCCGGGTGATGCTGATATCCGCGGAGTCTCAATTGCGGATCTTAACGCCCTCGATTCAGCCATTACCAAGAGCATTCGCAAACATGTTGACGCGGAGCTACCGGAGGGGGATAGTCCCTACGTTTCATTGGCTGTCTGGGTTGCAGCCGTCCGACGCCTGGCGCCGGCGCAGGTCTTTACAACTAATTACGACATGTTAATTGAGCAGGCGTTCGAGCGTCAGAGAATTGCGTACTTTGACGGCTTTATGGGCTCACGTCACCCGACCTTCAATTTGGAAGCGATTGAGGAAGACGAGCTACCGAATCGTTGGACGTTGCTATGGAAGCTTCATGGGTCCATCAACTGGTCGCAAGAACCCGATGGTGAGGTAGTGCGGAAAGCGCCCGATCCCGGAGATGAATCGTCAGCACTCGTTTATCCGAGTCACCTAAAGTATGATCAAAGCCGACGTCTTCCATATCTGGCCATGATGGACAGGCTTAAAGCTTTCATGCGAAAGCCGGGTGCCATTCTTGTCACGTGTGGCTACTCATTCCGAGACCAACACATCAACGAGATTTTGGAGCAGTCATTACGAGCTAACCCCACTTCGACCGTTCAGGGTTTGCTGTTTGGAAGTCTTGACTTGTATCAGGAAGCTGTTGGTATGGCCGAAAGCACCGCGAATTTAATCCTCATGGGCAGCACCGAAGGAGTAATAGGTACAACCAGAGGTCGGTGGGCTTCTTCAATTGAGGATGGCGACGCAGAAGTGCAGGTGTCATCCGATCTGGGGGATTTTGCCAAGTTGGGAAAGTTCCTAAGGCTCTTGACGGGTGAGTCACGAACTAAGGGCATTCCAGATGCCCAGTGA